CCGATGGTCAGCCCGGCCCCACGCCGGGACCAGCTCCGCGGCAGGGAACGGGGTCCCCAGGCTGTCTGTCCAAGGTGAGTGGGGTCACCCCGGTGGGCCGCCCGGGGACGCCTGCAGTGGGGTTTCAGAGCGTGACCGGGACTGAGGGCCCGCGGGGCGACCAGCCCCGGCTGCGGGGTGAAGCAAGGTGCAGAGGCTTCACGGGGGTGGCGCGCGGGTCTGGCGGGGTCTGGCTCCCCAGGGCCACCGGTCCTGGACACCGCCGCGGCGCGGGGCTGTCGCCGTGGCAACGGgcgcggcggggtgggggggcggggcgccggGACCCCCACCGCGTGGGGCGGGGCCTCgagcgggggcggggcctctggTGGGGGCCGCGCCGAGGAGCGAGGGGAGCGAGCAGAGCGGAGGGAGCGCGGCCTCGGCCCGGCGCGGAGGCTCCGCGGGCCGGCGGTGGGTAGTTGCGGGGCCGCCGGCGggagcggggcgggcgggggcccGGGCGCAGGGGCCGGGAAGCGCAGCGACGCCGCAGGGAGGGCCGGGGGCGCGGGaggcgcggggggcgcggggggcgcgggcggggggcgcgggcgggAGGGCGGAGACGCAGCCTGCCGGGAACGGCCTCGGTCTGGTCGGGGCTGGCGGCCCCTTCCTGCCGGCCCCTACCCGTGGGCACCGCGaaggtggttgggggagggggcgggtcgGGGGCATGCGGGGGACCGCAGGGCCGGGCCAGGACAGCCACGGCAGGGAGGCCCCGGGGCCAGGTCCCCAGGGAGAGGCCGGGAAGGGTGCgcgggaggggcagggaggccctggcttcctggggcaggggcgggggggctcCCCCTGCGAGCTCCCCTGGGGATGGGGTCTGTCCCGGCATCCTCAGCCCGGGTCTGACCGGTGGCTAAGAGGGAACGGGAGCAGTTGGGGAGGGACGCGCGGCGCCGTGGCTCTCGAGCTGCTCGGCCGGCAGGAGGGCTGCTGCGGCCAGGGGCGGCCCCGGCGGGAGGGGGCTTCCACCTGGTGGGAGAAACCGGGTGGGTGTGTGGGCGAGAGCAGTAGCTCCCGGGCCTGTGCGGCTCCTcgcccccttccccttcccccgcccccctcccctggaGGAGTCTGAACTCCCGGTGGGGGGTCCTCTGTGTGTGTGGCCGCAGGGTCCCCGGAGCGGGTCCTGGGTGGGGCAGCAGCCTGGCCGAGGTTGGCGTGGACGTGCCGCTTTGGAGGTCCTCCTTCCCCAGTCTTGGGGGCAGTGGTGGCACCAGGGGCAGGCAGAGCGCTCGCCTCACAGTCACGGGTGACATTAAATTTTACGTCCTTGTCTAGACGGGGCAGTACACAGAGCCCAGGACCCGGGGTGCCGCGGAAGGAGGTGGCAGGGTGAGGGGCTGGAAGTGAGTGCAGGGGCGTCTGTGGCGTCCGTCAGAGGGAGTGGGCGTCGGGCCCAGGTGTGGGGCCCTGGGCTGCTCTGGGACTCGGACCAGCACTGTCACGACAGCCTGTGCCTAGGCTCCGAGAGGTGCAGGGGCTGCACCGTccagagaaggtgggggggggggggggggccggcgggggggggggccttgggggggaaggggggggggggggggggggggtcggggaaGGATCCCCACGGCCCGGGGAGGGTGGGCAGGTGTGTAGGGGGACTGGGTCGGCCgaggcagggagaagagatgCCAGGCACGGGTAGGGAAGCTGGTGCGAGAGGACGATCCTCAGTCCTGGACGCGAAAACAGGCCGCGAGCGTGGGCGCCGCGCCCGGGatggggcctgggcctgggcctccgCGGGCCTCCGGCGCTCCCTGAGCGCGCAGAGCTGAGGCCGCGGGCCCGCCTCCCCGCCCGGCGAGGCGCccggcgtgggggtggggagaggacgCCGGAGGGCCGGCGGCGCGGGCCCAGCAGGGACGAGCCGGCGGGGCCGGGCGCGCGCGCGGCGGGGAGAAACCACTTCCGTCCCCTTCCTTCCTGGCGGCGGCGGGAAGCCGGTCTCAGGTCTCAGGTGGGGCCGCAGCGCCGCCTGGAGGCTCCGGCTCCGCTCCCGCTCCCGGTCCCCCGCGCGCTTCGGCGCGTGCGTGCCACGGAGGCCCCGGGCGCCCGGCGCGCCCGCAGCGCCCCGCGCAGGAAGCTCGTcgcggggccggggagggggggggacgGGGGCTGCTCCCGCACTGCGCTCTCACGGTTCCCTCTGGTCTCCCCAGGTTCCGAGCTCGCCGGCCGGCAGCGGTGGCGCCCCCAGAGCGGCTGGACAGGCCCCGTCGCGCCATGCCCGCGGGCTGAGCGCCGCCGCCGCAGGGCCTCGTCCCGCCTCGCGTGGGGGCCAGGCGCGCCCAGGCCGGGGCCCCGGGGGCCGACCATGGTGCTGCCGCCCCCGGACCGGCGCCACGTGTGCCTGACCACGCTGGTGATCATGGGCAGCATGGCGGTCATGGACGCGTACCTGGTGGAGCAGAGCCAGGGCCCGCGCAAGATCGGGGTGTGCATCATCGTGCTGGTGGGCGACGTGTGCTTCCTGCTGGTGCTGCGCTACGTGGCCGTGTGGGTGGGCGCCGAGGTGCGCACGGCCAAGCGCGGCTACGCCATGATCCTCTGGTTCCTCTACATCTTCGTGCTGGAGATCAAGCTCTACTTCATCTTCCAGAACTACAAGGCGGCGCGGCGGGGCGCGGCCGACCCGGTGGCGCGCAAGGCGCTGACGCTGCTGCTGTCGGTGTGCGTGCCCGGCCTCTTCCTGCTGCTCGTGGCGCTCGACCGCATGGAGTACGTGCGCACGTTCCGCAAGCGCGAGGACCTGCGCGGCCGCCTCTTCTGGGTGGCGCTGGACCTGCTGGACCTGCTGGACATGCAGGCCAACCTGTGGGAGCCGCCGCGCACCGGGCTGCCGCTGTGGGCCGAGGGCCTCACCTTCTTCTACTGCTACATGCTGCTGCTCGTGCTGCCCTGCGTGGCGCTCAGCGAGGTCAGCATGCAGGGCGAGCACATCGCGCCGCAGAAGATGATGCTCTACCCCGTGCTCAGCCTCGCCACCGTCAACGTGGTAGCCGTGCTGGCGCGGGCCGCCAACATGGCGCTCTTCCGCGACAGCCGCGTCTCGGCCATCTTCGTGGGCAAGAACGTGGTGGCGCTGGCCACCAAGGCCTGCACGTTCCTGGAGTACCGCCGCCAGGTGCGCGACTTCCCGCCGCCCGCGCTCGCGCTGGagctgcagccgccgccgccgcagcgcAACtcggcgccgccgccgccgccgcagccgctgCACGGCCCGCCCGGCCGCCCCCACGGGCCCTCGCCCACGCGCGACGCCCTGGGCACGTGACGCGGCCCGCGCGGCCGGCCCGCGACGGGGTGGGGGCGCGCGCCCCACGGGGCCCGGGGGCCGCGGCCGCTTCTTCATCTCAGGAATCCCCCGGACCGCGGGCTCGCAGCCCCGCTCCGCCAGCGCGTGGGCCGCTGTGTGctgggcctgggggcgggggaagagagGACAGAGCGGGCGGAGGTCCGGTCCCTTGGGGTCCCGTGGGTGGGGGGCTCTGGCTCAGAGTTTGGGGCCAGGGAGGCCTCTGTCATTTTAAAGACTCGTGTTTACAGTTTTGTATCCAAAGCCGCGGCCCGCGTGTTTCCTGAGTCCTGTTCCTGACAGCTGGACCCGGTGGGTGGGAGAAGGGCCTGGGAGGGGCGGCGGCCAGGGGTCTGGGCCCGCTCCTGGGCGCCTGACCCTTGTTGCGCTGCCACTGGGACCCTCTTCCCCAGCGTCACCGTCCTCACCCGCAGAGGTGCCAGACCCGGCTCCGCGTCCCGGTGTCTTCAGCACCGCCGGCCTGCCCTGCTGAGGCCCTGGTTCTCTCCTCAGCGTCAGGGGCCGGacgtggggggttggggtggggggctttggTCCCCGGGGGATAGTGTAGGCTGAGGCCAGGAGCATGGATACCGATGCCCACGGAGCCCACAGCAGCGCAGCCCAAGCAGCTCGGCGCCCTGGTGGGGCTGGGCGGTCGCTTCGGGCTGTCCAGCCTGCCACCGTGTGCAGATGGCTTctctcctggcctctgcccagtGCTGTGGCCTGTGGTGTGGCCCTGGGCACCCACCTGGCCCAGGATGGTCTCGACAGCGTTTGGGCCGGGCCCTCTGCCTCAGGCCTTAGGAGACCGTTGACGTGGCTGTTTGAGGGTGCCTTGTGAGAGTCCTGGCTGAGCACCGAGCGTCCCCCTCGTGGCCGGGCCTGCGCTCGTGGGGTCACCTGCCCTGCTGGTGGACAAGGCACACCGTCCCTGCCGCCTGTGTGTAGAGCTGACCGCTCCCAGCAAGGCTCAGAGCTGTGGGTGCAGAGCAGGGCCCTGTCTGGGTCCCCTTCCTGCCAACCTCTGCGGGGCGGGGCTGGCTGGTCACCGGGCCCCCTCAGCAGGCTGCGGCGTCCCGCTCCCGTGTCTCTGGTCTCCCCCGGCTTGCGGTTGCCTGGGGTTGGGCTTTGGGAGGATGCGACTGAGCCAGGGTCTGGGGCCCTCAGATGCTCAGGGACTCCTCACGGCGACAGCCCCCCTCTCGTCTCCCAGCACGGCCCTGTGGCCCCACCCTCTGGCCGTGACCTCGGCAGGGTCTCTCTGAGTCCCGCGAGCCGGGTGTGGAGCAGGGTGCTCTCTCCTGCGCCGGCAAGTGGAGGCTGGAAGGGCGGGGGCTGCAGGAGCAgaggggttgtgggggggggctCCCTGGAAGGCCACAGGCGAGGTGTGGAGTGTGTAAGGGGCTGCGAGGGGTCCAGCCTGCCCGTGGGCAGGGTCAGTGGGGCAGGGccagtggggcagggggtgggtgctGTCTGGGGAGTGTGTTTCTGGGCGGGGGCAGTGGTGAGGTTCAGTGTTGCCCATCCTGTCCCCCGGTCTCTGTGGGGGTGTCCTTGGTTAGCCCCGTGGTAACAGGGATGCTGTGAGGGGGGCTTACgggctgcccccctcccccggcctgtTTGACTCTTGCCCTGGACGCCTCTTCTCAGAGGAACCCCTGCTCGTCCTTGGGCTGGGAGGCGGAGTTGGGGAACATTTCATGGAGTCTGCTGTGCCGTGAGGCCCCCGCGTCCTGCATCAGAAGTGGGAGCTGGCCAGAGTGCCATCTAAACGCTCAGTGCTGGTCCCCGCCTGCTGTCTCCGTCTCCGCTGGCCTCCCCAGGCCACTGCCTGCACAGGGGGCACCGGCCCTGCTCTGTCCTGACTCGGTTTAGCAGCCCATGTGCTCCCCCAACGGTCCCTGAGGGCGTCCGGGCAGATTGGAGGGTGCGAGGGAGGGACCCCTGCCTGCAGCGAGGCCAGTGGCCAGTGTCCACTGCTTTCACGACAGAGCTGGGCTCTGGCTGCGGCAGGACCGGGAACCGGGGGGCATTTGGCAGGCTCGTGGTCTGAGGTGTGTGTTCTCTGGGCTCTACCTTGGCAACAAGACGCAGACCTGGCCGTGTTCCAGCCTGCCCTTCTCCGGCTTCCCGAGGCGGCCGGCGGTGGCCAGACGTGGCAGACAAGCCGCCGCTGGTCTCTTGCCCCTTGTCGTCTCGCTGGTGAGCTCCCAGGCCCTGAGGCCGTGTCTGCTGAGGCCGGCCCCCTGCAGGCCCTGGTGCTGAGCCCAGGCAGAGGCTGTCCCTGTGCAGGTGGGGGTGGGCTTGTGGGATGGCCAGACCCTGCGGGACGCTCCTGCAGGGAGGGGTCGGGTCTGGGAGGAGCGGGGAGGGCTTCCTCAGAAGGTTGAGGGTGGTGGGCACTGGGACAGCAGGGCAGGGACTGAGAGGGGGTCTTGGGGACACGGGGTGGACTGAGACACCCGCGGGCTACCTGGGAGGCCGGTGACGACTTTATTGGTGACAGAACCACGTCCCTTGATTTTGGGTGGCAGCCGAGCTGGGCTGTTCAGGCGTGAGTTGGAAGGAGAGTGGAGAGGGTGTGGCCATCTTGGGGGAGgacagcagggggcagaggggaggaccTGGGCAGTGAGGTCCCGAGAAGGGGTGTTTCCGGGAGCTGTGCCCCTCCCACGGGTCTGGTCTGCCTGTCCTGCGGGCCCTTCCTCCAGGCCAGGTCAGGTGCCACGTCCTTCCCCATCCTCTGCCAGCAAGAGTCCACGGAGGGTCCCAGGAGAAAAGCCCAACGTGATACCGGCTGGACGGCCATCCGTGCTGTGCCCCAGACTGGGGTGTGCCGTCCCCCAACGTGGGCTTCCCTGGCCAGAGATGCCCGGGGAGCTGGCCCCAAGCAGGATCAAAGCTGCCATCCTGAGCCCACCGGAAAAGTCGTGTCTGGGCACGGGAAGTCCCCAGCAGGGCCTCGCGGCTCACCGTGGTTCTCCAGCCCTAGCTGGGCGGCCACCTGGGACGTCAGGACCTTTCACAAGGCTCCCGGCCTGATAACCTCCTACAGAGAGCTCGGCCGTGGCTGGCTCCAGCTGGGAAGGTCCGACTGTGGCCTGGAGGACATCTGTCACCTTGCTCAGAGTTTGAGGCAAGCCTCCCAGGGTGGTTTCCCCAGCTGGCCGCGGCGGGCAGGAGGCTCTGTGCGTGTACCTCCGTCTCGGAGGATTGGCGACATCTCCCTGGGTGGTCCCAAGGTCCACACAGAACCATGCGGACGTCAGCTCAAGGACAGTGTCCAGTTGCAGGAAGAAGATGCTGGGGTCCCTCCTGTTGGtgggaaaatatttctctgaagtGCCCAGTGTGGGTCCCCTCGGGCCCCACGGTCTGGGTCCGGCTCCCGTGCCGGCCCTCCTGCTGACGGCAGGCCGCGAGGTCTGAGACGCAGAgctgtgtgaggacacagtgagagcTCCGGCTGCGGCAGCTTCCTCCGCCCACGGCCCCGTGGGGGACATGGGGAGGGCCTGTGGGTGCGGCGCCCAGCGTGGCTGGGGCCATCCGCCCTCTGATGTCACAGGGGCCCCTGAGGTGTCTCCTGCAGGCCCAGCTCCCCACAGAGGCCGTGCGCGCACACTGCCTTGGACCGGGTTGAGGTGTACCCATGCCAGTTTCGTTGCCGAGACCTTCCGCATCACGGCAGCACACGTCTGGGTCCCCAGACAGAGAAACACGCAGGGAAACCCCCAAGGGCCACTCACTGTCCAGGACTTAGCCCAGCTGAACGGGCTCCCTAGAGGGTCTCCAGCACCCCTCACCGTCAGGTTCCTTTTGTGCGGCCGGTGCCGGAGCTCCGCTTGCTGCCTGTCCAGGTCAGGGCGGCCGCCGTGTCTCTTGCTCTCCGGGACAAGGGGTGGGGCGGCTGAT
This Mustela nigripes isolate SB6536 chromosome 13, MUSNIG.SB6536, whole genome shotgun sequence DNA region includes the following protein-coding sequences:
- the TMEM121 gene encoding transmembrane protein 121, with protein sequence MVLPPPDRRHVCLTTLVIMGSMAVMDAYLVEQSQGPRKIGVCIIVLVGDVCFLLVLRYVAVWVGAEVRTAKRGYAMILWFLYIFVLEIKLYFIFQNYKAARRGAADPVARKALTLLLSVCVPGLFLLLVALDRMEYVRTFRKREDLRGRLFWVALDLLDLLDMQANLWEPPRTGLPLWAEGLTFFYCYMLLLVLPCVALSEVSMQGEHIAPQKMMLYPVLSLATVNVVAVLARAANMALFRDSRVSAIFVGKNVVALATKACTFLEYRRQVRDFPPPALALELQPPPPQRNSAPPPPPQPLHGPPGRPHGPSPTRDALGT